From the genome of Metabacillus schmidteae, one region includes:
- a CDS encoding ribonuclease J, translated as MSENEAVKVIPLGGMGEIGKNMYVIECMDEIIIVDAGVKFATNDLLGVDLLIPDFSYLEKNTEKIKGLFITHGHEDHIGGIPYLLKKINIPIYAGDLALGFIKSKLEEHQLLHMAKLHEISENSRVEYHHSFVTFFRTTHSIPDSFGIVIHTPLGNIVHTGDFKFDLTPTGKPSDVSRMSEIGNSGVLCLLSDSTNSEVPGFSASEQYISDNIFEVIKSQKGRIIVALFASNVYRLQQVIKASIATGRKVAVFGRSMERAISIGKELGYIKAPYGTFIGADDVNNFKKSQVTILCTGSQGEPFAALSRIAEGKHRFISVERGDTIIFSSSPIPGNILDVNKVINKLLKAGAEVIDNQLYDIHTSGHGGQEELKLMINLMKPKYLVPIHGEYRMQKMHQSLALNCKVPEENIFVLDNGEVIEISSSKASVVGSVPSGTDYVQGNNVVSIGKKVASDRKRLAENGIITIFILKDGVNMIDKPQVISRGFVYMRDAGPLMGELQNLATSLFHQLIDGTDVERQMMNLISDFIYNRLKRSPIVVIKLINIS; from the coding sequence ATGAGTGAAAATGAAGCAGTAAAAGTTATTCCACTAGGTGGAATGGGTGAGATAGGGAAAAATATGTACGTCATTGAATGCATGGATGAAATCATAATTGTTGATGCGGGTGTGAAGTTTGCAACCAATGATTTACTTGGAGTAGACCTACTTATTCCTGATTTCTCATACTTAGAGAAAAATACGGAAAAAATAAAAGGTCTCTTTATCACACATGGCCATGAGGATCATATTGGAGGTATACCGTATTTGCTCAAAAAGATAAACATTCCGATTTACGCGGGAGATTTAGCTTTGGGGTTTATTAAAAGTAAATTAGAAGAACATCAACTCCTCCATATGGCAAAACTCCATGAAATATCAGAGAACAGTAGAGTGGAATATCATCATTCTTTTGTTACTTTTTTTAGAACAACACATAGTATTCCTGACTCTTTTGGGATTGTCATCCATACACCTTTAGGGAATATAGTACATACAGGTGACTTCAAATTCGATTTGACTCCCACCGGGAAACCATCGGATGTGTCGCGTATGAGTGAAATAGGGAACTCGGGTGTATTGTGCCTATTATCCGATAGTACAAATAGTGAAGTTCCCGGATTTTCAGCTTCTGAGCAATATATTAGTGACAATATCTTTGAGGTCATCAAAAGCCAGAAAGGCCGAATCATTGTTGCTTTATTTGCATCGAATGTTTATCGACTTCAACAGGTTATTAAAGCCTCAATTGCGACAGGTCGTAAAGTAGCTGTTTTTGGTAGAAGTATGGAAAGAGCAATTTCGATTGGGAAAGAATTAGGATATATAAAGGCACCGTATGGAACATTTATTGGAGCGGATGATGTTAACAATTTCAAAAAAAGTCAGGTGACGATACTCTGTACTGGAAGTCAAGGAGAGCCTTTTGCTGCGTTATCAAGAATAGCGGAAGGTAAGCATAGATTCATAAGTGTTGAACGTGGAGATACCATTATTTTCTCATCTTCGCCAATACCAGGCAATATTCTTGATGTAAATAAAGTGATCAATAAACTATTAAAAGCCGGAGCCGAAGTTATCGATAATCAATTGTATGATATTCATACATCCGGTCATGGTGGACAAGAAGAATTAAAACTGATGATTAACTTAATGAAGCCTAAATATCTTGTTCCAATTCATGGAGAATATCGAATGCAAAAAATGCATCAATCTCTTGCTCTTAATTGTAAAGTACCGGAAGAAAATATCTTTGTTTTAGATAATGGGGAAGTTATTGAAATCAGTTCTTCAAAAGCTAGTGTTGTAGGGAGTGTACCTTCCGGTACAGATTATGTACAAGGAAACAACGTAGTTAGTATAGGGAAGAAAGTAGCAAGTGATCGAAAAAGACTTGCTGAAAATGGTATCATTACCATTTTTATTCTCAAAGATGGTGTTAACATGATAGATAAGCCTCAGGTTATATCTAGAGGATTTGTTTATATGAGAGATGCAGGACCTTTAATGGGGGAATTACAGAACTTAGCCACTTCATTATTCCATCAATTAATTGATGGAACTGATGTTGAGAGACAAATGATGAATCTCATTTCTGATTTTATATATAACCGATTAAAAAGAAGTCCAATTGTTGTGATTAAACTTATTAATATTTCTTAA
- a CDS encoding universal stress protein — translation MFRHILLPTDGSIHSIKAAEKAIQIAKLSTNSEIEVIYVVDGNTSKQDVLRSWDSAGIRYSREKRLHATVNLANKAGVKYAIKILRGDPAKIILTYAKEKQIDLIVMGSRGLNSFQEMLLGSVSHRVTKYSQCPVMVVK, via the coding sequence GTGTTTCGTCATATCTTACTTCCAACTGATGGGTCAATCCATTCAATTAAAGCTGCAGAGAAGGCAATTCAAATTGCAAAGTTAAGCACGAACAGCGAGATTGAAGTCATTTACGTAGTAGATGGTAACACATCGAAACAAGATGTTTTGCGAAGTTGGGATTCAGCAGGAATTAGATATAGTAGAGAGAAAAGACTTCATGCAACAGTTAATCTTGCAAATAAAGCAGGTGTTAAGTATGCCATTAAGATATTAAGAGGAGACCCTGCCAAGATTATTTTAACTTATGCTAAAGAAAAACAAATTGACCTAATCGTAATGGGAAGCAGAGGGCTTAATTCTTTTCAAGAAATGCTGCTGGGAAGTGTAAGCCACAGAGTGACAAAGTATTCTCAATGTCCAGTTATGGTTGTTAAATAA
- a CDS encoding helix-turn-helix domain-containing protein — MEPEIMTIAQVAKYLQISEMTTYKLVQEGKLPGFKIGRHWRVKKEDLNEHIEKLKRGERL, encoded by the coding sequence ATGGAACCTGAGATCATGACAATAGCTCAAGTAGCAAAGTATTTGCAAATAAGTGAGATGACTACATATAAGCTTGTCCAAGAAGGGAAATTACCTGGTTTTAAAATAGGTAGACACTGGCGAGTAAAGAAAGAAGACCTAAACGAACATATAGAAAAGCTAAAAAGAGGAGAGCGACTTTAA
- a CDS encoding SulP family inorganic anion transporter — protein MEQVTYKESWFGNIKGDVLSGLVVALALIPEAIAFSIIAGVDPMVGLYASFTIAVTIAFVGGRPGMISAATGAMALLFLDLVRDHGLEYLLAATILTGVLQIIFGFLKLARYMKFIPRSVMVGFVNALAILIFTSQLQHFEGETSIMYLLVAITLLIIYLLPYLTKVIPSTLVAIIAVTTIALIMDINVRAVGDMGELTRTLPVFLIPDIPLSIETFMIILPYSLALTIVGLLESLLTASIVDDMTDTPSNKNAEGKGQGIANIITGFFGGMAGCAMIGQSVINIKSGGRGRLSSLVAGAFLMFLIIVLGDIVVQIPMAALVGVMIMVSISTFDWNSIRTLHLIPRSDALVMIITVVTVIYTHNLAIGVFSGILLSAIFFVSKISKIRVESHLKGDTRIYNINGELFFASVTELLTKFDYKEEITSVEVNLTRSHIWDDSAVAAIDKIVSKFEETGKNVNVTGLNEESSELVGKLANKLSSH, from the coding sequence TTGGAACAGGTAACATATAAGGAGTCTTGGTTCGGCAATATAAAAGGAGATGTTCTATCAGGATTAGTTGTTGCACTTGCGCTAATCCCTGAGGCTATAGCCTTCTCTATTATTGCCGGTGTTGATCCAATGGTTGGACTTTATGCTTCTTTTACAATCGCAGTAACGATTGCCTTTGTAGGTGGAAGGCCTGGAATGATATCAGCTGCAACTGGGGCAATGGCATTATTATTTCTTGATCTAGTTAGAGATCACGGACTTGAATATCTGCTAGCTGCAACTATATTAACAGGGGTACTTCAAATTATATTCGGTTTTTTAAAACTAGCGAGATATATGAAGTTTATACCTCGTTCCGTTATGGTCGGTTTTGTAAATGCCCTTGCCATACTCATTTTCACATCACAATTACAGCATTTTGAAGGCGAAACATCAATAATGTATTTGCTAGTTGCAATTACATTATTGATCATCTATTTATTACCCTATTTAACGAAGGTAATCCCTTCTACTCTTGTTGCTATTATCGCCGTAACAACTATTGCTCTTATTATGGATATCAATGTTAGAGCTGTAGGAGATATGGGAGAATTAACGCGTACATTACCTGTCTTTTTGATACCAGACATCCCCCTTTCAATTGAAACTTTTATGATTATCTTACCTTACTCACTTGCTTTAACTATTGTCGGGCTATTAGAGTCCCTTCTTACAGCATCTATTGTTGATGATATGACAGACACTCCTAGTAATAAGAATGCTGAGGGGAAAGGTCAAGGAATCGCTAATATTATTACAGGGTTCTTTGGAGGTATGGCAGGCTGCGCCATGATTGGACAATCAGTCATAAACATTAAATCAGGTGGGCGTGGACGCCTCTCATCACTAGTTGCAGGCGCATTTCTCATGTTTCTAATTATTGTTTTAGGTGATATTGTTGTACAAATTCCAATGGCTGCTTTAGTAGGTGTCATGATCATGGTTTCGATTAGTACATTTGATTGGAATTCCATTCGTACCCTTCATTTGATTCCAAGAAGTGATGCGCTTGTGATGATCATCACGGTTGTCACCGTTATTTATACTCATAATTTAGCTATAGGTGTCTTTTCTGGAATCTTATTAAGTGCGATTTTCTTTGTGTCTAAAATTTCCAAAATACGTGTAGAAAGTCACTTAAAAGGAGATACAAGAATATATAATATCAATGGTGAACTATTCTTTGCATCGGTAACGGAATTGCTCACAAAATTTGATTATAAAGAAGAAATTACATCTGTTGAAGTAAATCTTACTCGGTCTCATATTTGGGATGATTCTGCAGTTGCTGCTATTGACAAAATTGTTTCAAAGTTTGAGGAAACTGGTAAGAATGTAAACGTGACCGGCTTAAACGAGGAAAGCTCAGAACTAGTTGGTAAACTCGCGAACAAACTAAGCTCTCATTAG
- a CDS encoding AAA family ATPase: protein MKFIVFNGPLDEFEKIVPSEYTNSLTSVVSAMDMVFKGNEINLSIFDSLIVYSDEYSGVKEHFIDGFINYICLYAERLEFEEVYLHNPPKKIVEQLQNHISTIELEVINYVYKRLTVKRLSNMKEKFDSIIYGQEHVKKEILQTLYPLTNKRKNKPKVLMLYGPPGVGKTETAKLINEVLNGKKLFRKQLSMFHNDNIYSYIFGDKVFSLAKDLIERETNVLLLDEFDKAHPLFYSAFYEMFDEGQFEDKYYKVKLDNTIILCTSNYNSPKEIKEKLGSAIYSRFDNIIEFKELSEIAKLKILDKVYEEELIHFKKADREYLKNLSILDKMKKVINQYDNAREIRKSLIKVLSYPFVEKL, encoded by the coding sequence ATGAAATTTATAGTGTTTAATGGACCACTGGATGAATTTGAAAAAATAGTACCCAGTGAATATACCAATTCATTAACAAGTGTTGTTAGCGCAATGGATATGGTTTTTAAGGGAAACGAAATTAATCTTAGTATATTTGATTCACTTATTGTATATTCAGATGAGTATTCAGGTGTAAAAGAACATTTTATAGATGGGTTTATAAACTATATTTGTCTTTATGCTGAAAGGTTAGAGTTTGAAGAAGTGTATTTACATAATCCCCCAAAGAAAATTGTAGAACAACTACAGAACCATATATCTACTATTGAGTTAGAGGTTATCAATTATGTTTACAAAAGATTAACTGTTAAGAGATTAAGTAATATGAAGGAAAAGTTTGATTCAATTATTTATGGACAGGAACATGTAAAAAAAGAGATATTACAAACATTATATCCATTGACGAATAAGAGGAAGAATAAACCTAAGGTTCTTATGTTATATGGCCCTCCTGGTGTCGGGAAGACTGAGACAGCTAAGTTAATTAACGAGGTTTTAAACGGAAAAAAACTATTTAGGAAACAGTTATCTATGTTCCACAATGATAACATATACTCATATATCTTTGGAGATAAGGTTTTCTCTCTAGCGAAGGACCTTATTGAAAGGGAAACTAACGTTTTGTTATTGGATGAGTTTGATAAAGCACATCCTTTATTCTACAGCGCTTTTTATGAAATGTTTGACGAGGGACAATTTGAAGATAAATATTACAAAGTAAAGTTAGATAATACAATCATATTGTGTACATCTAATTATAATTCTCCAAAAGAAATAAAAGAAAAACTTGGTTCAGCAATATATTCTCGGTTTGACAATATTATTGAATTCAAAGAGTTATCTGAAATAGCGAAGTTGAAAATACTTGATAAAGTATATGAAGAAGAATTAATTCATTTCAAAAAGGCTGATCGTGAGTATCTGAAAAACTTATCTATTTTAGATAAGATGAAAAAAGTAATAAATCAATATGATAATGCAAGGGAAATACGAAAATCATTAATAAAAGTGTTATCGTATCCCTTTGTTGAAAAATTATAA
- a CDS encoding DUF6414 family protein, whose protein sequence is MYKIVYFDEGSATDFLQIHYGGNIEVVDEDNGKFTYKVGGSVDGKVGAGNSFFSLIKASISLNGNANIEKSKDSILKSTITNTLLSDFVKFANSEENNKQISVFNGFNVDSIRNSFTFIKMYSPYIKLLKEDTEYTKDLADFNFIEIDDILKGAKGYYELLAVKGEEKSILRFNINSFRNSYTLTDLTKMDLTYYGIKVGECNLEDLLVENEFPKDEEIKKLTAEEIFNEQKNDDTRISLNIYDVLLAGISGEKV, encoded by the coding sequence TTGTATAAGATTGTTTATTTTGATGAAGGTTCTGCAACAGATTTTCTGCAAATCCATTATGGAGGAAATATAGAGGTAGTTGATGAAGATAATGGAAAGTTTACTTATAAAGTTGGTGGTTCAGTCGATGGAAAGGTTGGAGCTGGAAATAGTTTCTTTTCATTGATTAAAGCAAGTATTTCTCTAAATGGTAATGCAAATATAGAAAAGTCAAAGGATTCAATCCTAAAATCTACTATAACCAATACTCTTTTATCAGACTTTGTAAAATTTGCAAATAGTGAAGAAAATAATAAACAAATTAGCGTTTTTAATGGTTTTAATGTAGATTCAATAAGAAATTCATTTACATTTATAAAAATGTATTCTCCATATATTAAGCTACTTAAAGAAGATACCGAATATACAAAAGATTTAGCTGACTTTAACTTTATAGAAATTGACGACATTCTTAAAGGAGCAAAAGGATACTATGAGTTACTAGCTGTTAAAGGTGAAGAAAAATCAATTCTTCGTTTTAATATTAATTCTTTTAGAAATAGTTATACTCTAACAGATTTAACAAAAATGGATTTAACATACTATGGCATAAAAGTGGGGGAATGTAATTTAGAAGATTTATTAGTAGAAAATGAATTTCCTAAGGATGAAGAAATTAAAAAATTGACAGCAGAAGAAATATTTAATGAACAAAAAAATGATGACACAAGAATTAGTTTAAATATTTACGATGTGTTGTTAGCAGGGATTTCAGGAGAAAAAGTATGA
- a CDS encoding SulP family inorganic anion transporter: protein MKTYNLKQQWFGNVKGDVLSGIVVALALIPEAIAFSIIAGVDPMVGLYASFCIAVVIAFVGGRPGMISGATGAMALLMITLVADYGLQYLLAATILTGIIQFLFGTFKLASIMKFVPRSVMVGFVNALAIMIFTSQLQHFEGESWVMYGLVALTLAIIYLFPKVTKAVPSTLVAIIVVTAIVIFGDIGVRAVGDLGVLTQSLPVFLIPSIPLTFETLAIIFPYSLALAIVGMLESLLTANIVDDMTDTESNKNKEIRGQGYANVITGFFGGMAGCAMLGQSVINVKSGGNGRLSSLVAGIVLMFLIIVLGGIVVQIPMAALAGVMIMVSIGTFDWSSIKSLHKIPKTDAVVMVITVLTVLYTHDLSKGVLAGVLLSMIFFAAKISKVHIEETVLNDRKKVYKVQGQIFFASVADLINKFNYSDDVKEVVIDLSLAHLWDDSAIGALDKIEMKFEQNNIHVSYVGLNTESQRLKKKIGGLSKASGH from the coding sequence GTGAAAACTTATAACTTAAAACAACAATGGTTCGGTAATGTTAAAGGAGATGTACTATCTGGTATTGTTGTTGCTTTAGCTCTTATACCAGAAGCCATTGCCTTTTCAATCATTGCAGGTGTTGATCCTATGGTAGGTTTGTATGCTTCCTTCTGTATTGCTGTGGTCATAGCTTTTGTAGGTGGACGACCAGGTATGATATCAGGTGCAACTGGAGCGATGGCTTTATTAATGATTACATTAGTTGCTGATTATGGTCTTCAGTATTTATTAGCAGCAACCATTTTAACAGGTATTATTCAGTTTTTATTTGGAACATTTAAATTAGCTAGCATTATGAAGTTTGTACCTAGATCGGTCATGGTAGGCTTTGTAAATGCATTAGCGATTATGATCTTTACCTCACAGTTACAACATTTTGAAGGAGAATCTTGGGTGATGTACGGTCTCGTCGCCTTAACATTGGCCATCATTTATTTGTTTCCTAAGGTCACAAAAGCAGTTCCTTCTACATTAGTAGCCATTATTGTTGTAACAGCCATTGTGATTTTTGGAGATATTGGTGTGAGGGCTGTTGGAGATTTAGGGGTATTAACTCAGAGTTTACCAGTGTTTTTAATTCCCTCGATCCCTCTTACATTTGAAACATTAGCAATCATATTTCCATACTCATTAGCCCTAGCAATAGTTGGAATGCTTGAATCATTACTGACTGCAAATATCGTGGATGATATGACTGATACTGAGAGTAATAAAAATAAGGAAATACGTGGACAAGGATATGCCAATGTCATAACAGGATTCTTCGGTGGAATGGCTGGCTGTGCTATGCTTGGTCAATCCGTTATTAATGTAAAATCAGGAGGAAATGGTCGTTTATCTTCTTTAGTAGCAGGCATTGTCCTTATGTTTTTGATTATCGTTTTAGGGGGTATAGTAGTACAAATCCCTATGGCAGCACTAGCTGGAGTTATGATCATGGTTTCCATTGGTACGTTTGATTGGAGTTCTATTAAATCTCTTCATAAGATTCCGAAAACTGACGCGGTCGTTATGGTCATCACCGTTTTAACTGTCTTGTACACACATGATCTATCAAAGGGTGTATTAGCAGGAGTTTTATTAAGTATGATTTTCTTTGCAGCAAAAATTTCAAAGGTGCATATTGAAGAAACAGTACTAAATGATAGAAAAAAAGTTTACAAGGTTCAAGGTCAGATATTCTTTGCTTCAGTAGCGGACTTAATAAACAAATTCAATTATAGTGATGATGTAAAAGAAGTTGTCATTGATTTATCTCTAGCGCATCTTTGGGATGATTCAGCAATTGGTGCATTAGATAAAATTGAAATGAAATTTGAACAAAATAATATACATGTTTCTTATGTAGGATTAAACACAGAAAGTCAAAGGTTAAAGAAAAAAATTGGGGGCTTATCAAAGGCTTCTGGACATTAA
- a CDS encoding universal stress protein has product MNMQILLPADGSEHSVRAAEKAIEVAKMFKGRIDVLYVVDGATSKSDVLQNVSKFEIERKRKARLQPIEDRIIHAGLDYSIIIEHGEPGPTIVEFANRGNYECVVVGSRGLNKLQTMVLGSVSHKVVKRVECPVMVIK; this is encoded by the coding sequence ATAAACATGCAAATCTTATTACCAGCAGATGGATCAGAACATTCAGTACGTGCAGCAGAAAAGGCCATTGAAGTTGCGAAGATGTTTAAAGGTAGAATCGATGTGCTATATGTTGTTGATGGAGCAACGTCAAAAAGCGATGTCTTGCAAAATGTAAGTAAATTTGAAATCGAAAGAAAAAGAAAAGCTAGATTACAGCCGATTGAAGACAGAATTATACATGCAGGGCTAGACTATTCAATAATCATAGAACACGGTGAACCGGGACCAACCATTGTAGAATTTGCTAATAGAGGTAATTATGAATGTGTTGTTGTGGGAAGTCGGGGATTAAATAAGTTACAAACAATGGTTTTGGGAAGCGTATCCCACAAAGTAGTCAAGCGTGTAGAATGTCCTGTAATGGTCATTAAATAA
- a CDS encoding adenine nucleotide alpha hydrolase family protein, whose product MKNYIQELVDQYGESVMECGVKVSSDQGNSCGSAGSRQGCWTCGMVSGKDPMLTRHIQEGKTKYQYLLDWKTLMLRMRNDIRYREVLPRQQFNKKLKELSQDRNESNQVELFELAENPHIDRYNTFKRAEYNEYAPGAMTVEGRRILLEYLLYIQEQTGYKLIHEYEIDAILDCWEETDGIVVSRNELTSKEFLYDGELIFLPDKKVNKKLTQNPNPVFYVDIDLKMEEGELYEFFKERQQATGKSYFFFPKTFDVREKTLVWNKVSFVVCGKGVQDSFQAHELVYEWLGWVYGSFNEKTKKAALDHLLLSAIGEGVLTKIEENKKKELSNLPKVEIPLVEHDNGQFSLAI is encoded by the coding sequence ATGAAAAATTACATTCAGGAATTAGTAGACCAATATGGTGAATCAGTTATGGAGTGTGGAGTTAAAGTCTCAAGTGATCAAGGTAATTCTTGTGGGAGTGCGGGAAGTAGGCAAGGCTGCTGGACATGCGGAATGGTCAGTGGCAAAGATCCCATGCTTACACGCCATATACAAGAAGGTAAAACTAAATATCAATATCTTTTGGACTGGAAAACTCTTATGCTTCGAATGAGAAACGACATTCGTTATCGTGAAGTTCTTCCGAGACAACAATTTAATAAAAAACTTAAGGAATTGTCTCAAGATCGAAATGAAAGTAATCAAGTTGAACTTTTTGAATTAGCTGAGAATCCTCACATTGACCGCTATAACACATTTAAACGAGCGGAATATAATGAGTATGCTCCTGGTGCAATGACCGTAGAAGGTAGAAGAATATTGTTAGAATATCTTTTATATATTCAAGAGCAGACCGGATACAAATTAATTCATGAGTACGAAATTGATGCAATCCTTGATTGTTGGGAAGAAACTGATGGCATAGTGGTTTCTCGAAATGAATTAACATCTAAAGAGTTTTTATATGATGGTGAACTAATCTTCCTTCCGGATAAGAAAGTGAATAAAAAGCTAACCCAAAATCCTAATCCCGTCTTCTATGTAGATATAGACTTAAAAATGGAGGAAGGGGAGCTTTATGAGTTCTTTAAAGAACGTCAACAGGCTACTGGTAAGAGTTATTTCTTTTTCCCTAAAACTTTTGACGTCAGAGAAAAAACGTTGGTATGGAATAAAGTATCCTTTGTTGTGTGCGGAAAAGGTGTTCAGGATTCATTCCAGGCCCATGAGTTAGTATATGAATGGTTAGGTTGGGTCTATGGTTCCTTTAACGAAAAAACTAAAAAAGCAGCTCTAGATCACTTGCTACTTAGTGCGATTGGAGAAGGAGTTCTTACAAAAATAGAAGAGAATAAAAAGAAAGAATTGTCCAATTTGCCGAAAGTGGAAATTCCGCTTGTTGAGCATGATAATGGACAGTTTAGTTTAGCAATTTAA